The following proteins come from a genomic window of Aricia agestis chromosome 19, ilAriAges1.1, whole genome shotgun sequence:
- the LOC121736543 gene encoding zinc finger protein 678-like isoform X1, which translates to MSCCILTCVNSEASSAPYEDVTFYKIPTEYHLKQLWTEAIGIPEWQLRPNSEVCSAHFGELDFTISETGEKIILEGAVPSLCLNTPEDLQSIADFRTCRVCLGMDRRMYHIRDYNLHHAYEMLLGIMVETVDRLPKMLCWECTSKLNSIKTFKEKALRTHLLLSERLAISNILTVSDIKSINRINFNLNSHLTLKYNEPDSYDVHIDHDQLDILQEIKIECSKLTEEPKHEVEDVDFKLEDGVKDEVNHSFSDSDDIELSELRTKKVRKRKGKVKKEGTEAKRKKRVKKEEVKEKVEDEDELEKFQRGPVKRRVRSYDISDSHFDTRPLTLEEQLAELQARAHSASYLAAPYKCDVCYKGFKSADTHGLHVVRHSEKYGEFECFICKRRFKNARHLRLHVTSLHTEQFSCKACDFVTRCRGIAIDHQKWHSGNTYECPHCPSKFGKFTSYMSHLRIKHSSRFACELCGYTFVSKRGVEMHKAKRHKLQDAQHPQMKLDGPYCEECKLRFANDEAYLRHLTQSSVHSSDNDPNRIRNDWGCKEQLGVVRRTRKRRAPGVVTHWVENTDRPKQNIPCEQCGEQMDSYRSYAQHFRMAHPGLNRTKFSRVTGACMCEQCGKMFACKALLLDHMMSHSGEKRFKCETCDKAFTNKNNLAVHQRVHGAQVPTYRCPFCERQFHFYQNCNRHVKTVHKGVKQFQCEICGKEFTSAAGQRAHVDHVHHKKPRPKRVRARAPPAPPTAYRD; encoded by the exons atgaGTTGTTGTATATTGACCTGTGTGAACAGTGAAGCATCCAGTGCACCATATGAAGATGTTACCTTTTAcaa AATACCCACCGAGTATCACTTGAAGCAGCTATGGACAGAAGCCATTGGCATACCAGAGTGGCAGCTACGGCCTAATAG TGAAGTATGTTCTGCACATTTCGGAGAGCTTGACTTTACAATCTCAGAGACTGgagaaaaaattattttggaaGGTGCTGTCCCCAGCTTATGtctt AACACCCCAGAAGACTTGCAATCAATAGCTGATTTTAGA ACCTGCAGAGTGTGCCTGGGCATGGACAGGAGGATGTACCACATCAGGGACTACAACCTACATCATGCTTATGAGATGCTTCTTGGAATCatg GTAGAGACTGTTGATCGGCTGCCCAAGATGCTGTGCTGGGAGTGCACCAGCAAGTTAAActcaataaaaacatttaaggAGAAGGCACTTAGGACACATCTACTTTTATCTGAAAGACTAGCCATAAgcaat ATACTAACAGTCAGTGATATAAAATCTATAAAcagaattaattttaatttgaattcaCATCTTACGCTGAAATACAACGAGCCAGATTCCTATGACGTGCACATAGACCACGACCAATTGGATATACTGCAGGAGATTAAAATAGAGTGCAGCAAGTTGACGGAGGAACCCAAGCATGAGGTAGAAGATGTGGACTTCAAACTAGAAGACGGTGTTAAGGATGAGGTGAACCATAGTTTCAGTGACAGTGACGACATAGAACTCAGTGAGTTGAGGACTAAAAAAGTAAGAAAGCGCAAGGGGAAAGTGAAAAAGGAGGGGACAGAAGCAAAGAGGAAGAAGCGGGTGAAGAAAGAAGAGGTTAAGGAGAAGGTAGAGGATGAGGATGAACTGGAAAA ATTCCAGCGTGGGCCGGTGAAGCGGCGCGTGCGCAGCTACGACATCAGCGACAGCCACTTCGACACGCGGCCACTCACGCTGGAGGAGCAGCTGGCGGAGCTGCAGGCGCGCGCGCACTCCGCCTCCTACCTCGCCGCGCCGTACAAGTGTGACGTCTGCTACAAGGGGTTCAAGTCCGCCGACACGCATGGACTACACGTGGTGCGGCATAGCGAG AAGTACGGCGAGTTCGAGTGCTTCATCTGCAAGCGGCGGTTCAAGAACGCGCGGCACCTGCGCCTGCACGTGACCAGCCTCCACACCGAGCAGTTCAGCTGCAAGGCCTGCGACTTTGTCACCAGATGCCG AGGCATAGCGATTGACCATCAGAAGTGGCACTCGGGCAATACATACGAGTGTCCGCACTGTCCGTCTAAATTCGG CAAATTCACGTCGTACATGTCGCATTTACGGATCAAGCATTCGTCGCGATTTGCGTGCGAGCTCTGCGGATACACTTTCGTCAGCAAACGCGGCGTCGAAATGCACAAGGCCAAGCGACACAAACTGCAGGACGCACAG CATCCACAGATGAAGCTGGATGGCCCGTACTGCGAGGAGTGCAAGCTGCGGTTCGCCAACGACGAGGCGTACCTGCGGCACCTCACGCAGTCCTCCGTACACAGCAGCGACAATGACCC CAACCGCATCCGCAACGACTGGGGCTGCAAGGAGCAGCTGGGCGTGGTGCGGCGCACGCGCAAGCGGCGCGCGCCCGGCGTCGTCACGCACTGGGTCGAGAACACCGACAGACCCAAGCAGAACATACCGTGCGAACAG tGCGGCGAACAAATGGACAGCTATCGGTCGTACGCGCAACACTTCCGCATGGCGCACCCCGGCCTCAACCGCACTAAGTTCTCGCGCGTCACTGGCGCCTGCATGTGCGAGCAGTGCGGCAAGATGTTCGCG TGCAAGGCGCTCCTGCTCGACCACATGATGTCGCACTCCGGCGAGAAGCGGTTCAAGTGCGAGACGTGCGACAAGGCGTTCACGAACAAGAACAATCTGGCCGTGCACCAGCGCGTCCACGGAGCGCAGGTCCCCACCTACCGCTGCCCGTTCTGCGAGCGTCAGTTCCACTTCTACCAGAACTGCAACCGCCACGTGAAGACCGTGCACAAGGGCGTGAAGCAGTTCCAGTGCGAGATCTGCGGCAAGGAGTTCACGTCGGCGGCCGGCCAGCGCGCGCACGTCGACCACGTGCACCACAAGAAGCCCCGCCCCAAGCGCGTGCGCGCGCGCGCACCACCCGCCCCGCCCACCGCCTACCGTGACTAA
- the LOC121736543 gene encoding zinc finger protein 678-like isoform X2 — protein sequence MSCCILTCVNSEASSAPYEDVTFYKIPTEYHLKQLWTEAIGIPEWQLRPNSEVCSAHFGELDFTISETGEKIILEGAVPSLCLNTPEDLQSIADFRTCRVCLGMDRRMYHIRDYNLHHAYEMLLGIMVETVDRLPKMLCWECTSKLNSIKTFKEKALRTHLLLSERLAISNILTVSDIKSINRINFNLNSHLTLKYNEPDSYDVHIDHDQLDILQEIKIECSKLTEEPKHEVEDVDFKLEDGVKDEVNHSFSDSDDIELSELRTKKVRKRKGKVKKEGTEAKRKKRVKKEEVKEKVEDEDELEKFQRGPVKRRVRSYDISDSHFDTRPLTLEEQLAELQARAHSASYLAAPYKCDVCYKGFKSADTHGLHVVRHSEKYGEFECFICKRRFKNARHLRLHVTSLHTEQFSCKACDFVTRCRGIAIDHQKWHSGNTYECPHCPSKFGKFTSYMSHLRIKHSSRFACELCGYTFVSKRGVEMHKAKRHKLQDAQMKLDGPYCEECKLRFANDEAYLRHLTQSSVHSSDNDPNRIRNDWGCKEQLGVVRRTRKRRAPGVVTHWVENTDRPKQNIPCEQCGEQMDSYRSYAQHFRMAHPGLNRTKFSRVTGACMCEQCGKMFACKALLLDHMMSHSGEKRFKCETCDKAFTNKNNLAVHQRVHGAQVPTYRCPFCERQFHFYQNCNRHVKTVHKGVKQFQCEICGKEFTSAAGQRAHVDHVHHKKPRPKRVRARAPPAPPTAYRD from the exons atgaGTTGTTGTATATTGACCTGTGTGAACAGTGAAGCATCCAGTGCACCATATGAAGATGTTACCTTTTAcaa AATACCCACCGAGTATCACTTGAAGCAGCTATGGACAGAAGCCATTGGCATACCAGAGTGGCAGCTACGGCCTAATAG TGAAGTATGTTCTGCACATTTCGGAGAGCTTGACTTTACAATCTCAGAGACTGgagaaaaaattattttggaaGGTGCTGTCCCCAGCTTATGtctt AACACCCCAGAAGACTTGCAATCAATAGCTGATTTTAGA ACCTGCAGAGTGTGCCTGGGCATGGACAGGAGGATGTACCACATCAGGGACTACAACCTACATCATGCTTATGAGATGCTTCTTGGAATCatg GTAGAGACTGTTGATCGGCTGCCCAAGATGCTGTGCTGGGAGTGCACCAGCAAGTTAAActcaataaaaacatttaaggAGAAGGCACTTAGGACACATCTACTTTTATCTGAAAGACTAGCCATAAgcaat ATACTAACAGTCAGTGATATAAAATCTATAAAcagaattaattttaatttgaattcaCATCTTACGCTGAAATACAACGAGCCAGATTCCTATGACGTGCACATAGACCACGACCAATTGGATATACTGCAGGAGATTAAAATAGAGTGCAGCAAGTTGACGGAGGAACCCAAGCATGAGGTAGAAGATGTGGACTTCAAACTAGAAGACGGTGTTAAGGATGAGGTGAACCATAGTTTCAGTGACAGTGACGACATAGAACTCAGTGAGTTGAGGACTAAAAAAGTAAGAAAGCGCAAGGGGAAAGTGAAAAAGGAGGGGACAGAAGCAAAGAGGAAGAAGCGGGTGAAGAAAGAAGAGGTTAAGGAGAAGGTAGAGGATGAGGATGAACTGGAAAA ATTCCAGCGTGGGCCGGTGAAGCGGCGCGTGCGCAGCTACGACATCAGCGACAGCCACTTCGACACGCGGCCACTCACGCTGGAGGAGCAGCTGGCGGAGCTGCAGGCGCGCGCGCACTCCGCCTCCTACCTCGCCGCGCCGTACAAGTGTGACGTCTGCTACAAGGGGTTCAAGTCCGCCGACACGCATGGACTACACGTGGTGCGGCATAGCGAG AAGTACGGCGAGTTCGAGTGCTTCATCTGCAAGCGGCGGTTCAAGAACGCGCGGCACCTGCGCCTGCACGTGACCAGCCTCCACACCGAGCAGTTCAGCTGCAAGGCCTGCGACTTTGTCACCAGATGCCG AGGCATAGCGATTGACCATCAGAAGTGGCACTCGGGCAATACATACGAGTGTCCGCACTGTCCGTCTAAATTCGG CAAATTCACGTCGTACATGTCGCATTTACGGATCAAGCATTCGTCGCGATTTGCGTGCGAGCTCTGCGGATACACTTTCGTCAGCAAACGCGGCGTCGAAATGCACAAGGCCAAGCGACACAAACTGCAGGACGCACAG ATGAAGCTGGATGGCCCGTACTGCGAGGAGTGCAAGCTGCGGTTCGCCAACGACGAGGCGTACCTGCGGCACCTCACGCAGTCCTCCGTACACAGCAGCGACAATGACCC CAACCGCATCCGCAACGACTGGGGCTGCAAGGAGCAGCTGGGCGTGGTGCGGCGCACGCGCAAGCGGCGCGCGCCCGGCGTCGTCACGCACTGGGTCGAGAACACCGACAGACCCAAGCAGAACATACCGTGCGAACAG tGCGGCGAACAAATGGACAGCTATCGGTCGTACGCGCAACACTTCCGCATGGCGCACCCCGGCCTCAACCGCACTAAGTTCTCGCGCGTCACTGGCGCCTGCATGTGCGAGCAGTGCGGCAAGATGTTCGCG TGCAAGGCGCTCCTGCTCGACCACATGATGTCGCACTCCGGCGAGAAGCGGTTCAAGTGCGAGACGTGCGACAAGGCGTTCACGAACAAGAACAATCTGGCCGTGCACCAGCGCGTCCACGGAGCGCAGGTCCCCACCTACCGCTGCCCGTTCTGCGAGCGTCAGTTCCACTTCTACCAGAACTGCAACCGCCACGTGAAGACCGTGCACAAGGGCGTGAAGCAGTTCCAGTGCGAGATCTGCGGCAAGGAGTTCACGTCGGCGGCCGGCCAGCGCGCGCACGTCGACCACGTGCACCACAAGAAGCCCCGCCCCAAGCGCGTGCGCGCGCGCGCACCACCCGCCCCGCCCACCGCCTACCGTGACTAA